In one window of Juglans regia cultivar Chandler chromosome 3, Walnut 2.0, whole genome shotgun sequence DNA:
- the LOC108997619 gene encoding MDIS1-interacting receptor like kinase 2-like, producing MAAISLSISIPIVAIWAIWILLCGKCLDNALRELLVAASGSSTLQLKQAKALQEFFVSSSISPPSPKGKKSIVTQIKVLVPISISLGFLYIGWIIFLSRCVFKKNQIESRGSKNGNIFSIWNYDGHIAYEDIIEATKDFDIRYCIGTGGYGSVYRVELPSRNVVAIKKLHQREAGNPIFYKSFINEVRVLTAIRYRNIVKLHGFCVHKECRFLIYEYMERGSLFCILRNVDEAMELDWSKRVNIIKGIAHALSYMHHECIPAIVHRDISSNNILLNSKFQALISDFGTAKLLDLDSSNETLVAGTYGYIAPEFAYTMTVTEKCDVYSFGVVALEILMGRHPGELLSSLSSSSSSSSSQNMMLNEILDQRLAPPNRLIGQEILLVATIGFACMHTQPKSRPTMKCVSQEFLSRRKPNLIPSTAVSLVQLRKQAAYVAGSGFSYC from the exons atggCAGCAATCTCCCTTTCCATTTCCATACCGATAGTAGCCATATGGGCTATCTGGATCTTGTTATGCGGAAAGTGCTTGGATAATGCACTTCGTGAGCTTCTTGTTGCTGCATCTGGATCATCTACCCTTCAACTTAAACAAGCCAAGGCTTTGCAGGAGTTTTTTGTATCCAGCAGCATTTCCCCTCCATCTCCGAAAGGTAAAAAATCAATCGTAACCCAAATAAAAGTTCTTGTACCCATCAGCATTTCCCTCGGATTCCTGTATATTGGGTGGATTATTTTCTTGTCCCGTTGCGTGTTCAAGAAAAACCAGATTGAGTCTAGGGGATCAAAGAATGGAAACATATTCTCGATATGGAATTATGACGGACATATTGCATATGAAGACATTATTGAAGCAACCAAGGATTTTGATATTAGATATTGCATTGGAACTGGTGGTTATGGTAGCGTTTATAGAGTAGAATTACCAAGCAGAAATGTGGTTGCCATAAAGAAACTTCATCAGAGAGAGGCTGGGAATCCAATTTTCTATAAGAGTTTTATAAATGAGGTGAGGGTGTTAACAGCGATTCGATATCGAAATATTGTGAAGCTACATGGATTCTGTGTACATAAAGAATgcagatttttaatttatgagtaCATGGAAAGGGGAAGCCTATTTTGTATCCTAAGAAATGTTGATGAAGCTATGGAACTAGATTGGAGCAAGAGGGTAAACATCATCAAAGGCATAGCACACGCCTTATCTTACATGCATCATGAATGCATCCCAGCAATTGTTCATAGAGATATATCATCCAACAACATTTTGCTTAACTCCAAATTCCAAGCTTTAATCTCTGACTTTGGAACCGCTAAACTCCTTGATCTCGACTCCTCCAATGAAACATTGGTTGCTGGAACTTACGGTTACATTGCTCCAG AGTTTGCCTACACGATGACAGTTACTGAAAAATGCGATGTATATAGCTTTGGAGTTGTGGCACTAGAAATATTAATGGGAAGGCATCCGGGAGAACTCTTGtcctcattatcatcatcatcatcatcatcatcatctcaaaatatgATGCTAAATGAAATATTAGACCAACGCCTGGCACCTCCAAATCGTCTAATTGGACAAGAGATTTTGCTTGTTGCTACAATAGgatttgcatgcatgcacactcagCCAAAGTCTCGGCCTACAATGAAATGTGTGTCACAAGAATTTCTCTCTCGCAGGAAGCCAAATCTCATACCCTCGACAGCAGTTTCACTCGTGCAATTGAGGAAACAAGCAGCATATGTCGCTGGATCAGGATTTTCTTATTGTTAG
- the LOC118348032 gene encoding LRR receptor-like serine/threonine-protein kinase ERL1 translates to MASSASISVIAVAWVTCISFYGIYLDTEVVVFVVASKSSPLDLEMKALLEMGWWSSVDTNNTSSPCECYGISCSAGGRVTKINLANSYLEGKLKLKFSSFPNLDFVDLHGNGLQGSIPSDIGTLSNLTFLDLSFNQLTGEIPLSIVNLTQLLTFDIASNNIHGSIPLEIGNMKSLNYLYLSLNKISGSIPTGIGDLKNLMCLHLKSNNLIGAVPTTLAGCPYLQELILSHNYLTGLFSHRFADLYWLNTIDLSHNFFSGEIPGKLGGSGNLSILYLSYNNLTGNIPLPLISVQDVDLSYNPLNGKVLDNFDQYHSLDTLIGNNDLCGNFTGFPPCHSSIGSKIKLIIPIVIFLGFLALGGFLMYQGIIKKPRSK, encoded by the coding sequence ATGGCATCATCTGCCTCCATCTCTGTCATTGCAGTAGCATGGGTTACCTGCATTTCGTTCTATGGAATTTATTTGGATACTGAGGTAGTTGTGTTTGTGGTAGCATCTAAATCATCACCTCTAGATCTAGAAATGAAAGCTCTGCTGGAGATGGGGTGGTGGTCAAGTGTCGACACCAACAATACCTCAAGTCCTTGTGAGTGCTATGGTATTTCTTGCTCTGCCGGTGGAAGGGTCACAAAGATTAACTTAGCTAATAGCTATTTGGAAGGTAAGTTGAAACTCAAATTTTCTTCCTTCCCAAATTTAGACTTTGTTGATCTTCATGGAAATGGACTTCAAGGGAGCATCCCTAGTGACATAGGTACTCTATCAAACCTCACCTTTCTTGACCTATCCTTCAATCAACTTACAGGTGAGATACCTCTTTCCATCGTAAACCTCACCCAATTACTGACGTTTGACATTGCTTCTAACAACATCCATGGTTCCATTCCCTTGGAAATAGGCAACATGAAGAGCTTGAATTACTTGTACCTTAGTTTGAACAAAATTAGTGGTTCCATCCCAACAGGAATAGGAGACTTGAAGAATCTGATGTGTTTGCACCTTAAATCTAACAATCTCATTGGTGCAGTTCCTACTACTCTTGCTGGTTGCCCTTATTTGCAAGAGTTGATATTGAGCCACAACTACTTGACTGGACTCTTTTCCCATCGCTTTGCTGACCTTTATTGGCTAAATACTATTGATCTCAGTCACAACTTTTTCAGTGGAGAGATACCAGGTAAACTTGGGGGTTCGGGCAATTTATCAATCTTATATCTTAGCTACAATAATCTTACAGGCAATATCCCCCTTCCTCTCATTTCTGTACAAGATGTTGACTTGTCATACAACCCACTGAATGGAAAAGTTCTTGACAATTTTGATCAATATCATTCGCTGGACACGTTGATTGGCAACAATGATTTATGTGGTAACTTCACGGGTTTCCCTCCTTGTCATTCTTCAATCGGAAGCAAAATTAAGCTTATTATTCCCATAGTCATTTTCCTTGGATTCTTAGCTCTTGGGGGTTTTCTCATGTATCAAGGCATTATTAAAAAACCTCGATCTAAGTAG
- the LOC108997596 gene encoding MDIS1-interacting receptor like kinase 2-like, with protein MKATTLYISIPIVAWSIWILLCGKCLDNALQQLLVAASGSSTLQLKQAKALQETGWWPSSTTTQARSNYSSACHWDGITCNAGGSVITIDRSYRSLGGQLNLNFSFFPNLVRLNLSLNNLDGRIPLDIGMLQKLVCLKLYSNMFVGPIPSTLGYLTNLEFLDLRENKIYGSIPSEIGMLKNLTFLYLSSNMLVGPIPSTLGHLTNLEYLLLGQNKINGSIPSEIGLLKNLTNLYLSSNILAGPIPSTLGYLTNLEYLDLSENKINGSIPSEIGMLKDLSYLNLSHNFISGEIPSALGMIAPLLTMDLSYNNLTSNIPSSLTDIYRLDLSHNSLEGQIPNGYALNHNSNTLNGNKDLCGQFKIFPLCRKGKKSIITEIKTFVPISIFLGFLVIGGGGILFSRCVFKKNQIESRGLKNGNIFSIWNYDGHIAYEDIIEATEDFDIRYCIGTGGYGSVYRAELPSGNVVALKKLHQKEAENPVFYKSFINEVGVLTEIRHRNIMKLHGFCVHKGCRFLIYEYMERGSLFCVLRNVDEAMKLDWSKRVNIIKGIAHALSYMHHECIPAIVHRDISSNNILLNSKFQGFISDFGTAKLLDLDPSNQTLVAGTYGYIAPEFAYTMTITEKCDVYSFGVVALEILMGRHPGELLSSLSSSSSSQNMMLNEILDQHLSPPNRLIGQEILLVATIAFACMNTQPKSRPTMKCVSQEFISRRKANLIPLTAVSLLQLRKQAAYVDGSGFAYC; from the exons ATGAAAGCAACCACCCTTTACATTTCCATACCGATAGTAGCATGGTCTATCTGGATCTTGTTATGCGGAAAATGTTTGGATAATGCACTTCAACAGCTGCTTGTTGCTGCATCTGGATCATCTACCCTTCAACTTAAACAAGCCAAGGCTTTGCAGGAGACTGGGTGGTGGCCATCTAGTACTACTACCCAAGCCCGTAGTAATTATTCAAGTGCTTGCCACTGGGATGGTATTACTTGCAATGCTGGTGGAAGCGTCATAACCATCGATAGATCTTATCGAAGTTTGGGAGGTCAGTTGAACCtcaacttttctttcttcccaaaTTTAGTCAGACTTAATCTTAGTTTGAACAACCTTGATGGGCGTATCCCACTTGACATAGGGATGTTACAGAAGTTGGTCTGTTTAAAACTTTACTCGAACATGTTCGTCGGTCCAATCCCTTCCACTTTGGGCTATTTGACTAATTTGGAATTTTTAGACCTTAGGGAAAATAAAATCTATGGATCCATTCCCTCTGAAATAGGGATGCTGAAAAATCTGACCTTTTTATACCTTTCTTCGAACATGCTCGTCGGTCCAATCCCTTCTACTCTGGGTCATTTAACTAATTTGGAATATTTACTCCTTGGTCAGAATAAAATCAATGGATCCATTCCCTCTGAAATAGGGCTGCTGAAAAATTTGACTAATTTATACCTTTCTTCGAATATACTCGCCGGTCCAATCCCTTCCACTCTGGGCTATTTGACTAATTTGGAATATTTAGACCTTAGTGAGAATAAAATCAATGGATCAATTCCCTCTGAAATAGGGATGCTGAAAGATTTGAGCTACCTTAACCTTAGCCATAACTTTATTAGTGGAGAAATACCTAGCGCACTTGGGATGATTGCCCCTCTATTGACCATGGATCTTAGCTACAATAATCTTACGAGTAACATTCCATCTTCTCTCACTGATATATATAGACTCGACTTATCACATAATTCTTTGGAGGGCCAAATTCCAAACGGTTATGCCCTGAATCATAACTCCAACACATTAAATGGCAATAAGGATTTATGCGGTCAATTCAAGATTTTCCCTCTATGTCGAAAAGgtaaaaaatcaatcataactGAAATAAAAACTTTTGTACCCATCAGCATTTTCCTTGGATTCCTAGTCATTGGGGGGGGAGGTATTCTCTTCTCCCGTTGTGTGTTCAAGAAAAATCAGATTGAGTCTAGGGGATTAAAGAATGGAAACATATTCTCGATATGGAATTATGATGGACATATTGCATATGAAGACATTATTGAAGCAACCGAGGATTTTGATATTAGATATTGCATTGGAACTGGGGGTTATGGTAGCGTTTACAGAGCAGAATTACCAAGCGGAAATGTGGTTGCTTTAAAGAAACTTCATCAGAAAGAGGCTGAGAATCCAgttttttataagagttttaTAAATGAGGTGGGGGTGTTAACAGAGATTCGACATCGAAATATTATGAAGCTGCATGGGTTTTGTGTACATAAAGGATgcagatttttaatttatgagtaCATGGAAAGGGGAAGCCTATTTTGTGTCCTAAGAAATGTTGATGAAGCTATGAAACTAGATTGGAGCAAGAGGGTAAACATCATCAAAGGCATAGCACACGCCTTATCTTACATGCATCATGAATGCATCCCAGCAATTGTTCATAGAGATATATCATCCAACAATATTTTGCTGAACTCCAAATTTCAAGGTTTTATATCTGACTTTGGAACTGCTAAACTCCTTGATCTTGACCCCTCCAATCAAACATTAGTTGCTGGCACTTATGGTTATATTGCTCCAG AGTTTGCCTACACAATGACAATTACTGAAAAATGTGATGTATATAGCTTTGGAGTTGTGGCACTAGAAATATTAATGGGAAGGCATCCGGGAGAACTCTTGtcctcattatcatcatcatcatcatctcaaaatatgATGCTAAATGAAATATTAGACCAACACCTGTCACCTCCAAATCGTCTAATTGGACAAGAGATTTTGCTTGTTGCTACAATAGCATTTGCATGCATGAACACGCAGCCAAAGTCTCGGCCTACAATGAAATGTGTGTCACAAGAATTTATCTCTCGCAGGAAGGCAAATCTCATACCCTTGACAGCAGTTTCACTCCTACAACTGAGGAAACAAGCAGCATATGTCGATGGATCAGGATTTGCTTATTGTTAG